The Rhodohalobacter barkolensis genome includes the window GGTTCAGTTAACTCGATTATTGTTAAAAGTTCTTGAACGTCGTGAACAATAGCCTCCATATCTGTATAGTTTTCTTCAATTAACATACCCCTGAATGTTTATTTGAATGATTGATCTCGTGGAATATAAGTAAATCATATTAATTGTTTTTACTTACAAAATGTAAGGGAACAAAAAGGAAAAGATTTTAGGACTAATTTGAACCGGTACATGTGTAACCATTCAATACATATCATATTCGCGGAAAACCGCCTGATTTGTGATCAGGGGTTTTCTAGGAAAAGTTTATGGGGGCCAGTGTGGGGGCCACCAATCAACCAAATACCCCCAAAATCAACGTTAATAGGGTACAAACCTGCATATATAGTAACGACTACGAATCAGGCGGTTAGAGGTTCGAATCCTCTCGGGTGTACAATAACGTAAAGCCCTGAAGGTCAATTATTTATAGACTTTCAGGGCTTTATTTTTTAGCCGTTTTTTTATGCACTTTTTTATTGGTTACAAGGTAGTTACAAGGGAAATTGATTTACCCTTGTTAAATTTTTCTCCAAGAGAGAATAAAACATGTGCGAGATGTTAAACACTTAGTAGCTCTTGGTTGCCTTCTTTAAATGTTTAGAGTACTTGTATAAATCATTGAGAGACTCAATATCTACTCGCTGACCGTTTTTGTTTTCATCAAATAGGGTGACGTACTTACTTGTTTCACTATTGAAATGAAGTCTGCAAATAGGTTGTCGATTATTATCATCAAACAGCATTCCCATGTAGCTTTTTGTACCTCTGTGGTGAACCCTTGATGGATCAACTACTTCTGATTCGATAGCTTTGACGATGTGGTAACCTTAGATGCTACCACAATGATAGTGTGGATCTCTTCAGAGGCTCAGTACTTCTCCTCTAACTCTGCAATTTGTTTCTGATGTGAAAGATACTCTTCATTGGCTTTGTTTCCGTTATTATCGTAGTTATTTCCGTTTCTGTATTCGAATTGCCCAAAAGGAGTAAGGGGTCGACTGAGTGATTTGGCTTCCAAATCCTTAACCCGTTATTTGACCTTGGAAAAAGGCAAAGTTTTGCACATGATACGTATAATATTTACGTTTAATACGTAAACATAACCGATCAGATGAATTGCCATGAAAGAAAAGTTGACTCTTTCTATAGATAAGGAGACTAAAAAGAGAGCTAAACGCCACGCTAAAGCCATGGGCAAAAGTATATCTGAAATCGTCGAAGAGTATTTTAATGAAATTTCCTCTAGTGAAGAATGGAGTCCGCCGGAAGGATCTGTAGTAGAGAAGTTAGCCGGCAGTTTACCCATTGATGACAATCGTTCTTACAAAGAGATCTTAGCAGAAGAATTGCAAAAAAAATACACTGTTGATGAAGATTCTGATTGACAGCGATGTCTGTATCGATTTTCTGACAGGCAGAGCACCACATTTTATGTATTCTCAGAAATTATTCTGGAAGGCTGAAAATAATCAATTGGATGCAGTTGTGAGCCCGGAGTCATTTTCAAACATATTTTATGTGCTTCGCAAATTCTATACTTCAGAACACATAATTACAAAACTAAATGGAATGCGCTCACTAGTTGAGGTGGCTAACTTAAATGGTTCTGTAATTGACCAGGCATTGAATGCAGGATGGAGTGATTTTGAAGATGCCATCCAACATTTTTACGCAATTGATTCATCATGCGAGGCGATTATAACGAGAAATCTGAGAGACTATAAAAAAGCTAAGCTTCAGGTGTTTACTCCTTTCGAATTGATAGAGCAACTTTGAAACTACCTGTATCATCTAACTGCACTTTATGTAAGTATTTTTTCAATAATCATTCAGCTTATTAAAGACAACAAAAAAAGGAATTCACAAAGAGCATTGTATGCTTTCATGAATTCCTTGAGATAAGATCTTAATTTTGATAGCAGATGTAGAAATCAGTGCTTAATGATGACGCCTGACTCTCTTTCTGCTGTTGCTGCTTTTCTTTCGTTTGCTGTTTCCATTGGCATTGCTTTTGCCACGATTTTTATGGGATTGGCGTGACTGCTGTTTTGCCGGCTGTGGAGGATTGTTATCCTGCAGCGGGAAATCGTGCTCGTCAATGACAGGAATCTTTTTGCCAATCAGCTTTTCAATGTCTCGCAGATACTCTTTCTCTACGGCATCACAAAAAGAGAGTGCAGTTCCGTCTGATCCTGCGCGACCGGTACGGCCGATACGGTGAACATAGGTTTCAGGAATGTTTGGTATCTCATAGTTAATCACGTAATGAAGTTCATCCACGTCAATACCGCGTGCGGCAATATCGGTGGCGACCAGAACCCGGGTCCGCTGATCCTTGAAATTTCCCAATGCTTTCTGCCGTGCAGACTGCGACTTATTGCCGTGAATAGCTTCAGCCTGGATATTCCTGCCATTCAGAAGCTTTACAACTTTATTAGCTCCATGCTTGGTACGTGTAAACACCAGGGCTGATTTGATCTCATCATCCTGAAGCACATCAATCAACAGATTTTTCTTGTTGCCTTTATCCACAAAATAGAGTCCCTGCTGAATAGCATCCACGGTGGGAGATTCGGGAGTGACCTCAATTTTTGTTGGGTTGTGAAGGATTGAGTTCGACAGTTTGATAATTTCATTTGGCATGGTTGCCGAAAAGAAAAGGTTCTGTCGTTTTTTGGGAAGAACGGCCAGCATTTTTTTGATATCGTGAATAAACCCCATGTCGAGCATGCGGTCGGCCTCATCCAGTACAAAAATTTCAATATTGGACAGAGAGATAAATCCCTGGTTCATCAGGTCCAGCAGTCGTCCGGGTGTGGCGGTTAAAATATCAACGCCCTGT containing:
- a CDS encoding DUF6364 family protein, whose translation is MKEKLTLSIDKETKKRAKRHAKAMGKSISEIVEEYFNEISSSEEWSPPEGSVVEKLAGSLPIDDNRSYKEILAEELQKKYTVDEDSD
- a CDS encoding type II toxin-antitoxin system VapC family toxin, whose translation is MKILIDSDVCIDFLTGRAPHFMYSQKLFWKAENNQLDAVVSPESFSNIFYVLRKFYTSEHIITKLNGMRSLVEVANLNGSVIDQALNAGWSDFEDAIQHFYAIDSSCEAIITRNLRDYKKAKLQVFTPFELIEQL
- a CDS encoding DEAD/DEAH box helicase yields the protein MTFNSLNLTDPVLRSLKEEGYTNPTPIQSQAIPVALKGTDLLACAQTGTGKTAAFAVPILEILSKNQSRDRNRKIRSLIVTPTRELAIQIDESFQNYGRYTGLNTAVIFGGVNQKSQVKKLKQGVDILTATPGRLLDLMNQGFISLSNIEIFVLDEADRMLDMGFIHDIKKMLAVLPKKRQNLFFSATMPNEIIKLSNSILHNPTKIEVTPESPTVDAIQQGLYFVDKGNKKNLLIDVLQDDEIKSALVFTRTKHGANKVVKLLNGRNIQAEAIHGNKSQSARQKALGNFKDQRTRVLVATDIAARGIDVDELHYVINYEIPNIPETYVHRIGRTGRAGSDGTALSFCDAVEKEYLRDIEKLIGKKIPVIDEHDFPLQDNNPPQPAKQQSRQSHKNRGKSNANGNSKRKKSSNSRKRVRRHH